In Cytobacillus oceanisediminis, the following proteins share a genomic window:
- a CDS encoding RDD family protein, giving the protein MTSNDQNERELARPDSLQDEGRNKSSFDEADPAVNETITQAETLPIQKAAEPIRFAGFWMRFWAYLLDLVVVGSVDRILVNPIFRALDIPLHESNLFAPISIATAITFYAYFVLMTKFFGQTLGKMVFGLRVVNLKGKKLTWSTILFREWIGRFISATIFVGYVIVAFLPKKQGLHDLFADTSVVHERQNEQGYN; this is encoded by the coding sequence ATGACCTCAAATGATCAGAATGAAAGAGAGCTTGCCCGTCCTGATTCATTGCAGGATGAGGGCAGGAATAAGTCATCCTTTGATGAAGCAGATCCTGCTGTTAACGAAACAATCACACAAGCAGAAACCCTCCCCATTCAAAAAGCTGCAGAACCAATCAGGTTTGCCGGGTTTTGGATGAGATTTTGGGCTTATCTTTTAGATTTAGTTGTAGTTGGCAGTGTTGACCGGATATTGGTTAATCCAATTTTTAGAGCACTGGATATTCCTTTGCATGAAAGCAATTTGTTTGCTCCGATTTCCATAGCTACTGCTATTACGTTTTATGCCTATTTTGTGCTGATGACCAAGTTTTTTGGCCAGACACTCGGGAAAATGGTATTTGGTTTAAGGGTAGTAAATCTTAAAGGAAAAAAACTGACATGGAGCACAATTTTGTTCCGTGAATGGATCGGCCGCTTTATATCAGCGACCATTTTTGTCGGATATGTAATTGTAGCATTCCTGCCGAAGAAACAGGGACTGCATGATCTTTTTGCAGATACCTCCGTTGTTCATGAAAGGCAAAATGAACAGGGCTATA